A genomic stretch from Bos mutus isolate GX-2022 chromosome 4, NWIPB_WYAK_1.1, whole genome shotgun sequence includes:
- the RHEB gene encoding GTP-binding protein Rheb isoform X2, translating into MPQSKSRKIAILGYRSVGKSSLTIQFVEGQFVDSYDPTIENTFTKLITVNGQEYHLQLVDTAGQDEYSIFPQTYSIDINGYILVYSVTSIKSFEVIKVIHGKLLDMVGKVQIPIMLVGNKKDLHMERVISYEEGKALAESWNAAFLESSAKENQTAVDVFRRIILEAEKIDGAASQGKSSCSVM; encoded by the exons GGAAATCCTCGTTGACGATTCAGTTTGTTGAAGGCCAATTTGTTGACTCCTACGATCCAACCATAGAAAATA CTTTCACAAAATTGATCACAGTAAATGGACAGGAGTATCATCTtcaacttgtggacacagctgggCAG GATGAATATTCCATCTTTCCTCAGACATACTCCATAGATATTAATGGCTATATTCTTGTGTATTCTGTTACATCAATCAAAAG CTTTGAAGTGATCAAAGTTATCCATGGTAAATTGTTGGATATGGTGGGGAAAGTACA GATACCTATTATGTTGGTTGGGAATAAGAAAGACCTACATATGGAAAG GGTGATCAGTTATGAAGAAGGGAAAGCATTAGCAGAGTCTTGGAATGCAGCGTTTTTGGAATCATCTGCTAAAGAAAATCAG aCTGCTGTTGATGTTTTTAGAAGGATAATTTTGGAGGCAGAAAAAATCGATGGGGCCGCTTCACAAGGAAAGTCTTCCTGCTCGGTGATGTGA
- the RHEB gene encoding GTP-binding protein Rheb isoform X3 produces MVTILSCSVKKRKSSLTIQFVEGQFVDSYDPTIENTFTKLITVNGQEYHLQLVDTAGQDEYSIFPQTYSIDINGYILVYSVTSIKSFEVIKVIHGKLLDMVGKVQIPIMLVGNKKDLHMERVISYEEGKALAESWNAAFLESSAKENQTAVDVFRRIILEAEKIDGAASQGKSSCSVM; encoded by the exons GGAAATCCTCGTTGACGATTCAGTTTGTTGAAGGCCAATTTGTTGACTCCTACGATCCAACCATAGAAAATA CTTTCACAAAATTGATCACAGTAAATGGACAGGAGTATCATCTtcaacttgtggacacagctgggCAG GATGAATATTCCATCTTTCCTCAGACATACTCCATAGATATTAATGGCTATATTCTTGTGTATTCTGTTACATCAATCAAAAG CTTTGAAGTGATCAAAGTTATCCATGGTAAATTGTTGGATATGGTGGGGAAAGTACA GATACCTATTATGTTGGTTGGGAATAAGAAAGACCTACATATGGAAAG GGTGATCAGTTATGAAGAAGGGAAAGCATTAGCAGAGTCTTGGAATGCAGCGTTTTTGGAATCATCTGCTAAAGAAAATCAG aCTGCTGTTGATGTTTTTAGAAGGATAATTTTGGAGGCAGAAAAAATCGATGGGGCCGCTTCACAAGGAAAGTCTTCCTGCTCGGTGATGTGA